AAGGTAAAAATTGTAGGAATAAATAAATCTGAGTTACAAAAGATTAAACAAAAGTATATTGTGTAAATTGATTGACAATTTGTCATATTTATGAACATATGCATGTGATCTAACAAAatgcatatacttacatacatataatttgcacatgtatgtatttatgtgtgcatgtgcatGATTACATTAATTTCTTAACTCTATTTCTTAAATAAGATAATCATCAATTGGCATTCATTACTTTTCTTTGGGtgttttgttaaatatatattcattgGCCATGCTATAGCCGAGACCCAACGTCAGCGCCCCGACAACGGTTCCCTGCGCCGCAACACGAAGTTGCATTAAGAAAACACTGGTGCTCATTGTGCCACGGTTCTTATATTTATAAGCACCAATAATGCCAGCCGCTACGAAGCCAGCCAAACCTGCAAATATAAATTCATGGAAAAACAATTGTTAATCATACATAAGTGCAATAATATGATATAATAGAGAAACGCAACGTACATTTGTAagtgtattgaaaaaaaatcagaaacagCTGTAAAGATAAACAAGTTTTCAAATGCACTAAAGTGTGCGATTTCGTGGAAATTTTCATTGCTATTTTTCGCATTCTTTTGTGAATAATgatatatattcacatatacatatatatgaacaaAATAGAATGTATGTTCATTTTGCACCTCGAACACTCAACAAGCGTTTTGAGGTAGGGAGGCAGACGCAATTTCGTCTTCACGTGCACTTTAAAACCAAATGACATATCTGTAGtcatataaatacacattttaaatttaagagaATTCTATTACGACAAAGAAGTCGAAATACTTATCAAATAATTTGTGCTCACAAAATTAATGCACGCATATACATTTTAAAGTTTGCGATTATAGcttcctttttttctttttaaccaGCCTGTCTTCACTGCAAACTTATACAtcaaacatatataaaaaatagtgaTCGTGGGACATAAACATTtgggaataatttttttttacttccgtGGATATTTATAATAAGAACTTGTTGCACTGCAAActattcacatatacatactattaacatattaaaaacacaGGAAATCTATGTGCACATAAGACGCATGTGAATTGCTCAAAATTCGAGAATTAGCTGCCATCGTGCATGCCAACGCAAAGGGAATAAAATTttgaccaaaacaaaaaaaaaaacagacagctGAAGTATAGTTCGCACAGCAACAATTGCAAATTTTCGCAGActtaataaaaatgatttaaatcTACCAAATTATCTTCTTTATAAGTGTATACTGAAAAGCTATGCACTTTGTCAAAAATGGAAATATATTAATACTCACTACTACGCGAGTATGAGTATTACATCATCATTATGGATTTCTTTGAAATTGGCAAGCAATTGGTTATACATTTGTTATGTATATTTTGCAGAATGACCAATATGGTTTTAACACTTATAAGAAGAAATCAAAGTGAAAGCAAGATCATGTCTGCAATCATTGGATTGTTGAGAAGCGATATTCAGTGGATGTTTAAAGTAGCGCACAGGAAACGAGAACACATTAATTTGTTTGAAAGTTTTAGCAAATAAAATAGGAAATACAttcagtatatgtatgtatttaattaaacaatataattgtaattaaacaCAAGCACaattacattgttgttgtgtaataTAGAAAAACATTAAAGCTGCAGGCGTTCCCCGATGCGTGTATGACACAAAGCATGGTCAAGGTCAAGCGCTAGCCTCAAATATTTCCTATTTCGAATTCATTTGTAATATTGGTgaaatacattaaattcatttaaaatgtttctgaTGGCATGGCAAACAATCTGTCTACTCGTCGTCGTGGCTAGTAGCTACCATAACTATGATTAATTATGTAAAACCTTTAGGTTTTCTCCATTTACCAATAATCATGAATGGCGAATCCTTTATTTTTCTGGACAGTTTTCCACCTTGGCTTTCGTCGCGCGAATCCTCAAAATACGATTTAGAACTCATTTTCACTGTTTAATATTTATGGCGTTAGAAAAAGCAACAAGCGTTTTCGTTTAGTAAGGCTTTTTTTTGCACACTTTTACACTTTCAGATGTTTAAAACTTTTCCACTAAACCCAACGATTACTGCTCGTGACGACGGTCGATTAACAATTGGTTAAAAACCAATCGGTGGACATTTATATGTATCGAAATTTTTTCTTAGagatggaaatattttttgttaaatatccAAAATTGTATGTGTTAATATGCTTTCAATATCCAGCTGCAAAAGAAAACGGCACTTAACATAAACTTGAAGataaatattgtaaacaaaaaGGCTTGCAGTAagaattattaaacaaaatagatATCGATTATTTTCAGTTTACAAAGTCATCTGATTAATTTATAATGTTGccattcaatttttatttcgaaaagtaTAACAATTCGatttatttgttcaaaattataagaaaactGTTTTTTAAAGTCCTTTAATCAAAGATAGGTTTAAAAAGTTCTGGATTTCTGCGTTAAGAACAAGGCGGCATGTAATTTTTAGTATATAATCGATCTCGTGCATGGCTGTAGTGTTCGtgtttttcgataaaaagtcatgcgctaaaatttttgattatatcgAACTGTTATCGAAATAACCGGCTGTGCAATTTTTAGATTCACAAATTGCttcgtttaaaattatttcacaaCAATCAAAACAACATTTACAAGTGAAGAACTTCTGGCTTATCAATGGCGAGTTGCAGCTCAAATCTAAATTGGAATCCGAATATCGATGTGTTAATTAGCGACAGCGAGGATGACGATGATGAAACAAAACCAAATTATAAAGGGCGCGAAGCGCTGATATTCGTGGTGGACGCTAATCTTTATGCAGAGTATGAGAGATTTGCTGAGGCATTGGATATTGTGCGTAAAGCACTAATATCTGGGTTGCTTGTAAACAGTAATGACTTAATTGGTATTGTATTTGCAAATACTGAAATGAATCCGGATCCATATGAAGCTAGCAGTTTGGATAATATTGTTTTGCCACAAAATTGCGCGGTTTTCTTACCACTCCGCGCCTTATCGAAATCAATAGTAGAACATTACCTGCGCTTTATGGAAACTGCTGAACAAGAATTTGGGACCAACTATGGTATCGTAGGAAATGGCGGCAATGCCGATTTTGCTGTTATGCTACGCTTGTGTATAAATCTATTTGAAAACGCCGGCTATAATCTGGTTTCTTCGACATTGGTTTATCTTACTGACAGAGCAACGCCCCATCCTCCCAATTCAAATTTATATCAAAGAGCCTTGCAAAAAGCCAAAGATCTGGAAGGCAAGGAAATCGAGTTTCAAGTGATACCCATGGTTGATGAATTTGATTATGAGCCATTTTACAAAGAATTTATAACGCTGGTTGAAGGTTTGTGAGAAACTTATTTTTAAGTTGCATTTCATAATAACTTTATTACAGATGGAAATATTGCTGATTTTGAGCCAAAAAATCCCGAAGAATTACGTACACTATTATCTGATCGCAAGCTGCGACAAAACGTTTTAAGACGATCGTTGGGCCATTTCAAATTGTCGCTGGGTCCAGATTTGGCGATATCAGCTCTCTACTATAAGTATTTCAAAGCTCGTTTCATGCCACGAAAAGTGCGGCTTCTGCGGAAAGACAATTCAATTGTACATCAAAAGCGTGTTATTATGGTGCGTAAGCAGTCACAAGAAACTATGGAAATTGCTGAAGAGTACGTAGTTAAACAAAGTGGTGGTTGGCACGAGATTAACCTGGGTGACATGAGTATACGCATTACACCCGAGCAAATAAATCGTGTCCGAAACTTGCATGCACCCGGCATGATGTTACTTGGCTTTAAACCGATTTCGGAATTGCCAGAAAATTGGTATTATAAACCACAAAACTTTATGTATCCCGATGAGAAAGGTGTTAAGGGATCGAAATGTCTATTTCGGGCACTTTGGGAACGGTGTTTGGAGCGAGATAAAATGGCTATTTGCTTATTCATGCGTAAGCGCAAATCAATTCCACGTTACGTTGCTTTAATACCCGTGGACGGTACTGCTACAGAGGATGATACGTCCAAACCCTTATTATCAGGTGATGGTTTCAAGATAGTATATCTGCCTTTTGCCAAACACATACGCAATATAGATTTTGCGAATTGGAATAGTATGCAAAACGACTCACCCGAAGAAGGtgtgaaagtttttgaaaaagtagtcAGTAAATTGCGTACCACATTCCAATCTAATTTTCTTGTTGATCCAACTGTGGAGGCATTGCAATCTAATATATTGGCTTTAGCTTTGAATATAAAAACTGACAATGCCGGTTTGAGTGGAATGCCGGATGCCAAGCGGCAGGATGAACGCATTGCAAAAATCTTGCCTCGAATAAACGAAATATTCGGCGATGATGTTGAAGTAGCAAAAAAGCGCCCGGCAACTGGTGCATCAAGTGCAAATGCACCTAAAATACCTAAAGCGGATGCGGATAGTTTGCAGCTACTTAGCTACGTGCAACAGTTGGCGAGCAATGATACGCTGGGTAGTTGTACTGCTACCCAATTGCGtgatattttgaaaacacattttgaTGTGCAGGTTCCCTCAAAAATGATTAAGCAGGATTTGATTGCTCGAGTAAAGGAACTAATTGATTGATTCCTGTTGATTTGctgtttttctttgcttttgttaATCTTCGTTTTCGGTAATAGTTTTCTAAAATTGTCGAAGATAAATACTCATATAAGAAAGTTAGAtcgtacataaatacatacaaatgtaataaaaaataaaaacaaaaataattattaagttttttcaagttaatttccaaatcagttaaaaaaatgtagtcTTAATTAGAATTGACTTTTCCTGTTTGtggattttgtttttatcaacGCATAAATATTTCCCGCAATAATTCTCTAGAATACTCCGTCGACTGCGCCACATTCGTTCCAATGCTAGGGCATCCAAACAGTACTAGCCTTACAAaagaaagaaattgaaaaattgtgatTTATTTCAGTTACAATACATTTGATCCACCGGCCTCTGTCCTCTTAACCCATCTGAAAAATACGATTTTTGGAAGTTGTCATGGTGCACTTTTCTTCTTTCCGTGGTTGGTTTTTTCCAATTCGGATCGGATCCAATAATTCAACATAGTGGAGATCAGTGCCTCTGTATGCGTTGTCTTTCTCCATGTAATCGGTGAATCTCGGGAAACGGTGTCTCTCATATTTCCAATATTTAATGCAGGAAAAGTTCTACGCAGTCTTTTGGAATGCTTGCCATCTGAGCTATGTCACACAATGGGAGATCTAAGAATACGACTTCGAGGATTTTCGTCATAATATCCTTATATTGACGTGGCTCATCTATATCTGATGTGCGATCTTTCCTTACCATTATTAAAGAAGAGCCACGGAATACATCATCCAAGCACTTTTTGGTTACACTAGGCGAATTTCCTTTTAAGAACATGTATTGAATCATCTTCTAAGAAGGAGtaagaaattgtaattttggTATATCTATAAAATGGTTCATATCTAAATAAAGGAAGACATTCGCAACAGTTAAAAACACTAAAAGATTCAAAGAGTAATATGGGCTTCAATATGGTTTGCCGCTGAATTGGTTTAAATAGGTCAATTTGACTcagaaggaaataaaaactttcAGCCTCTACTATTAGCTGTTGGCGATGATGTCCTTGTCTATTAACGATGAAGAACCTCCTTAGGATTGGTATTCCCAAGAAGTTGTCACTAGCCAAATCAGTGTAATTacaacaaattcaaattaatacCCATTTTTTTAAGTCCATAATACGCTTTGGCGAATTACTAGCCCCAGTTTCTCACTCAAACTTTCATATCTCATCGTATTTTTACCGAATGACCTTCAGCCAGCTTATCCCATTGAGACCCCCTGTAAACATGTACTTACTAATGATGGTCATCACAAATGAAACGCGGCACCTGTCGTAAGTACTCCACTTGAAAGGGTGAAAGGCAGCTCCATTTCATTTTATGAGTGTGGCTATTTTCACTTTTTGAGCACTTTCATGAACATAATTCAAAGTGCGGTGCAGCAAGCGTGCAGAGCTGGCAGAGAGCACTGCAACACTGACCGCACTCGATGGACGTACTCTGAGTCAAACATGATgcgaaataaaaagtataaaaataaaataccaaaagaaACTCTGATAAAAATGGGATTATCCGAAGGAGGGGCTCACCATACATTTGGTGCATTACTGTGTCGAGGCACGTAAATGTACGCGTGTAATACGCCATAAATCtaccgacatacatacatacatatgtatgtactatataccgAGTAAAAAAGTTGCCGCAGTTCAATATTAATGATCTTTTTCGTAACACTTTCCGTTGTCACATGAATGTTATCGtaacacatatgtacttatgtgacACCCCTGAAAATAAATCATTCTATACCTACTCCCactacttttacaaaaaaacttgAAGTTTTGCAGCGTTTGGTTCCTGAAACCGAAATAATCTTAAAGTTTAGTGCCATTCCGGATGCCTTACTCCCTTTAAATGAAATTAGCTTCGTGACAAATTTTATATCTCCCAAACTCCGATATATTGCAATGAAATATAGTTTGAAAAAGGCTTAAAGCGGTAGCAAACTCTCCTACTTTCCATAAAATACCATGAATTCCAACAGCTTGTGTACATCATGCTATAAGTAACCTCTATAGTGGACGAATTTTGAGAGAAGTACTTCATGAAAGAAAGGTCTAGAGGTCACCGTACCAATATTATGAATTCTGATCttcaaaaagctttaaaaaattgcaGGAAAAATACAGGGTTAGTTCAATAAATTCCCAAGCTCCCAACGATAGCCTGGAAAATTTCATCTATATAGGAAATTGATAACATGTGCTTTAACGAAGACTCCTTAATGAcatttagtgcaaatttttcgGTTGAGAACTTTCTCTATCCAACGAATCTATTTACAGAGTCTGTCCGggaagtaataggactgagtcgatttaaaaaaaaattattgaaccaatcgttacaattcttcaaaaactttcaaaataggatccttctgcgtcgatgcagcgctgccagcgcgatttaaAAGCATTGAAGGCATCACCGAAGGCATTCTCCGCTATACcggagagccgaggtgcatgctgcttggattcccTCTATCGTcgcaaaatgcttgcctttcatcgggtttttcaaacaagaaaacaaaaaagtgctgGGGGCCACATTTGGGCTACAGAGCTGCCGCGGAAgcgggatgccggccttggctaggtagctgttcacaaaaaaggcGGTGTGATTAGGGGCGTTGTCGACCCGATTGAACCTTCGTTTgtgtctcttgaggacttccacgtaaaacttggctttgatggtttgtccaggaggaacaaattcgtggtggacgatgcctttgatgtcaaaaaagacaatgagcatcgtttgctcatttttcccttttttcggcttgcaccattcacagaaacacgtcgctcgaaaatgtttgtcttgactaaccaggtgctcggagacaactgaccagccgctcgttggttagctaggaacgccctttaCCGAAtccgcacgctccgaagtacagtcgcggcggaagaaaatctgtcctatttctttgtaatttcaGCTTCTGGCCAACGATAGTTTTCAGCAATATAAGAATATCTCAAGCTCCCAGCAACTACTGATTGATCTAATTCTCCATAAGAAAAATaccatttttaaatcaaaaaaaaaaaaaaaaaactgaaaggtGAAACTTACAACTAAtgaagaataaaaatttgtataaatgccAATGAAAAGCCGCATTCCCCTCAAAAGTACGCCCTTACATTTGTAGATATCCATACTGATAAGCCtagtaaacaaaacaaactcaTAATGAAGCCTAAAGCAAAAGaaacaaaagtaacaacaaccaCACAGCTTACCTAAACAAATTAAAGCGCCGCCTGCCACAGGTGAGTCTCAGCGCTGGCAAGCCAGAGATATGTGGCAAATTGCGAAATTTATatgacaattaaaatattttctatgcaGCCATAAgctgtacacacatacacacacatagatGTGTACATAGTACCCAACATGTAAACAAGGAAGGCAGTCTTCCATAGCTGGCTGACAACTCATGGATGCAAGATTTGGTTGCATATTTACGAGGGTAAAGTCGAAAAGAAGCCGTAGGTAGTAGTCTGAACACCAGCAGGTGTCATATAAATGGaaactgtatgtgtgtatatgtgtatgcacgAATGAATAACAGGAGAGTGCAGTAGGAGCGAAGAGAGTCTATGAAATGAAGGACTTGAGGCACTGAtgccacaaaataaaaacaaaaatcgcaaATGTCCTTCACGTAAACACttgatagatatacatacatatacatatatacacatacatacatccttctggattattaatatattctttgttatttttatattttcgtttgttagcataaaattttgttttaccaAAAAGTGAAAGGAAATTGCTGTTgaactgtttgttgttgcagcagtaGGTGCCCtgcaaaaatattcatattcatcATTTTCagtcatatacacacatatgtatggcaTGTGTATTGCTCTCCACTTACTCCAATGCATATACAAGTAATACACTCTAGTGCCCTCAACTGACACTAAATATACTGAACCAGAAGCTCTGCACTTCCAACTTCATTCTGTTCATACACGGCATCTTGCTCAGCTTGCTTGGCCTCTTCCCTCGGCAATTGCTACGTACAGACGaatgaatatatatacaaacatatgtatgtgtgtacaagtGTTGCCTCGTCATGGTAACTATGAAGAAGCACTTTAAAATTTGCATTGCAAGTGGTGCGTGTAAAAGGTGCACATGTGTTTCTGCTTCACAGCAGTGATAACGGTATATTCATAcacaggtatgtatgtatatatctttattatataaatatacataaagtaaGCAAGTGTCTGCAAAAGCGATACAGAATATACAGAAAGTGCATCTGGCATTTGAGTAGAGTGACCGAATAAATTTCTTCCGCTCCAAGGCAGCTTCTTATCTACTAAGTTGAGCAACGTTTCAACGCGATGTGAAAATCGCCTGGTCGCTATTGTCTTCAGCTTTTGACTCATCAtccttttaaatatttcgaaatttcttaTTACTTACATTTCTCGGCTCGAAAGGGCTTTGattgttttgtttcttttaataatctGTAATTGAACTTGATCGCAAGACTTCGACGCGAGAGGTTGTGAGTTTAAGTTGCAAACTATTTTTATGATTGCCATCAATGTTACAGAGATGGTTGTGAATATGTACGATAGTTCATTTAATAATACTATCAAGAAAAGATTTTGTCAAAtatctgtaaaatatttaagagcccatatagtacatatgtatatcataaaatATAGACACGGAGGAAGAGAACGCTTCACGAATTGTTTTCATTGAACTCACCTTAGGAAAAGATAGGATTATGATTTGTTGGTTAAGagcatttattttagtttaatacAGGTATAATAAGAAAGCTCAGTTTCAATAGAATTTAGACTTagttctttatatacatatactatacacaaatatatatgtatgtatacaagaatATATGTTTGACTGGAAATTTTCTAATAGTTTAGGAAACGAAATTTAAGTAATATGTGAACACTTCTTCACGGTTAGCTTTAAATGCTCTCCACTTAATTGGCAAGCACAAACTGCGCATCTTATTTGGTTCATAATTAGAACTTGCTCTGGGCAGCCATAGATGACATATGTATAACATGTCCATACTGCGAAATGATATGTGTTAATTCACGTAATTAACAGCTTACCACTTAAAATCAGCAAGTGGaatgatacacacatacatacatgcgcatTTACCCAGGAAAATTTTAAGGACCAGCTGATCCAAATGACTATACTTGGTAGCAGACCTGGTTACATATCTGACCACATTGTACGATGTACTGGACTATGTCAAAAGGTGAATATTGCCTTTTTCGTGATTCTTCGGACCTGCCTAAATTTATTCATAGATCTGTACCcagttgttaaaattttttcaagtaatgaGACgcgtatttttcaataaaattttaaactttctcatttgaaaagatatcttcacgaaatttggtatgggcTATTGCTTTAGCTGAAGTAACCTTGTGACTTCCCAATCAAATCACATCCCGGCGTGAGAGTCCCCTAAGCATTGGTCAGGCTCGGTAACCgcttcttttatagagccagctggcttCAGCTTCCCTTGAAGTCATCTCTTGATTTTTAAATCGCATGACAGGCCCTTTGTTTgctttcttttatagagccagcaGGTAGCCAGCTTCCCCTTCATGACTTTTAAATCGCTTTACATGTCGGAGCCTTCTAAGCGCTAGCTAGGCACGGTGCTTGGTTTACTCATATAGAGatagctggcagccagctttcCCTGAAGTCACCTTTGTCTTTCAAATGAAATCACATCGTAGCGCGAGAATCACTTAAGCACTGGTACAGTACCAgctttcttttatagagccaactggcagccagcttcctcTGTAGTAATGTCACGACTTTTAAATCATATCTTTAAATCATCGCCCCAGAActgccaggcacggtgcctgctttcTCTTATAGAGCTATCCTGCTTCCTCTGTATTCACCTTTGCCTTCCAAATGAAATCACATTGTGGCGTTAGAGCCACGTACCAGCTTTCTTTATTGGGGCCAACTTGCAGCCAGCTTCCTCTGTAGTCACGACTTTTAAATCATATCACACTGAGGTGATAGATTCTCCTAAGCACTGGTCAGGCTTGGCACCTCTTTTACTTATGTAGAGTCAGATGGCAGCTAGCGAGTGACTTCCAAATCAAGCCACATCGCGGCGTGAGAGTCCTTTAAGCATTGGTCAGACTTGGTGTCTCTtttacttatatagagccagcttcTCCTGAAGTCACCATATGACCTTTAAACCATACACCAGCTAGGGTCACTTAATCACAGGCTAGGCATGGTAcgtgctttatttatataaaaccagTTGGAATCCAGCTTCCCCTGAAGCCACCTTGTGACATTTAAATCGCTTCGCATCGCGGTGTCAGAGTTCTCTAAGTGCTGGCCAGGCACGATGGTGTCAAGCAGCGTTGGATCAAAGTTGTTCATGTTCCATGTTAGACCACTTCAGTCACCAGTGTTTAATCTTGATTACAAGATAGTGTATTCTCGTCCAGGTACATGTTGTGGTCCTACTTTTTGCAGGGTACATACTCGTAATGTGCTTAATGTATACGAGTGTGAACCTAAGTTGACAATACACTTAGCGGTCTTGTACTGAAGACACCACtacctacatatatgcatacatgtatacaaaGCAATTAGACAACCACAATTTCTGTGCACAACTGAAGGCCACGGCCATATGTAACAATTGTAgtcatatgtatacatatgtatgtgtgtttacaagcCAATGTATGTCGCCATGAATAATTAAATCTTATGTATGCAAAGGGATAAGGATTTAAGCAAGTGTTGACCAAATGATCTTATTAGTCTGAAAATTTCACAGAGCTTTTGCTTCATAAATACTTAATTGCTGCTGAGTGTTAATGAAGACATCAAGTTAGCAGGTGttcgtatatataaaaaaacactaTGGAAGTCTATAAAATAAAGTCACATGTGATTTGTTGTCTCTCTTTTGCAAAATGTTGGTTAGAAGAAAGTTCACTTTCTTCACTTCCACTCCCATTTTGATTGCAACAGCATAATACAGAAGAGAGAGTTAAGtagtttaattagaaatttataaaaaaggtTCGGTTTCAGGGGCTGCTTTTAGAAGCTTTGCggatatatataattctatgaaaaagtaaaaatgaatgttaTCCTAGTAGTAGCACCTTGCAAGGTATTTTGAAGGATGATTTCAATTGTTTCCGTTTAAAGTATAATGAACACAAATAATATTAGCAACCGATTATCCACGTCGCTTAGAATATAGTCAGACATGAACATGTCATTTATTAGGCATCTAAATTATTTAGATCCGACCTTGTCTGATTTCTGTTTTGGGGGTAAGGTATACTCTAGCAATCCATGGATCACTTATCAGTGGTCAAGGCAAGTATTTGTGCGAGGCATTACTACACCTTTCTAAAAAATCGGCTAGTTATATAATAGTCCAAATAGatgtaaagtatatttttataccctgagcagaGTATAATAAGTTTAACATGATGTTTCTGACACCTGGAAGGtgacgtcggagaccctataaaaaatatttaaataatcagcGTGACCAGCTGAATCGATTTTCGACATTCTTTTTGTTTGATTGTCCGTCTATCGGTATACCACATGAGTGAACTAGTCCTGAAGTATCTAagatatcgatcagaaatttCGCACACATCATTCTATCATctagaaactgctcatttgttagAACCGCCGCTATTGGACAATCAATTGCTTGttcggaaaacttttttgaggAGAAATCTGCAAGAGTCGAAGCCTGAAGTAATTATACAATAAATTGTTCGGAttggataactatagcatatagctacgaTACAaagaacaatcaaaatcaagttcttggcacattgttttatatttattagtatttttcttgctttatttcaaatttattcaaaagtgTTTGTATGATTATTAGTACATGTGGAGGATATTGGCTTcactttttttctaaaacaattagttttattttctaCAGATTTGTTTATGCATCATTTCACCTTGGccgctttgtttgtttttaacttACTTTCCGCAGATggtggaaataaaataaaatttcgctcGGATAATTTCCAACAACGAGCAGATAACAGAATTTAACTATCGCTACAATTTGCAAGCTGTCATAAACATCcaagccatacatacatacaactacaCACTAcacgaaatatatgtacatatacatatatgtgtatatgtgtataaacaCTTGAATATAGTTGTAGCAGCAAAATAACAACCAAAGGTACACCGAATCCGCTCACACAACAATTTCATAATGTGCGTGCATGGCGTACATGTGTGCATTTGCGGCATGACGCTTCCGCTTCCTTCCGCAGCCACACCAGTTTCCTCCAGCCACTCCTATTCCACAATCAATctgcacacacacagacatgcGCATATTTACACGTCCTAACGGCGGAAACTGTTGGATTTGCATTCACCACAGAGGCAAACATATGGCTGAGCTTGAGCGCAGCTGGATGCCAGTTTGGCAACAAATGCCTGGAAAATGCATGCCGCCATACCGCCTTTGTGGTGAAAACGGCTTCAGTGTGGGC
The sequence above is drawn from the Bactrocera tryoni isolate S06 chromosome 1, CSIRO_BtryS06_freeze2, whole genome shotgun sequence genome and encodes:
- the LOC120782225 gene encoding HIG1 domain family member 1A, mitochondrial; this encodes MSSKSYFEDSRDESQGGKLSRKIKDSPFMIIGLAGFVAAGIIGAYKYKNRGTMSTSVFLMQLRVAAQGTVVGALTLGLGYSMANEYIFNKTPKENTKQSQ
- the LOC120782204 gene encoding ATP-dependent DNA helicase 2 subunit 1 — protein: MASCSSNLNWNPNIDVLISDSEDDDDETKPNYKGREALIFVVDANLYAEYERFAEALDIVRKALISGLLVNSNDLIGIVFANTEMNPDPYEASSLDNIVLPQNCAVFLPLRALSKSIVEHYLRFMETAEQEFGTNYGIVGNGGNADFAVMLRLCINLFENAGYNLVSSTLVYLTDRATPHPPNSNLYQRALQKAKDLEGKEIEFQVIPMVDEFDYEPFYKEFITLVEDGNIADFEPKNPEELRTLLSDRKLRQNVLRRSLGHFKLSLGPDLAISALYYKYFKARFMPRKVRLLRKDNSIVHQKRVIMVRKQSQETMEIAEEYVVKQSGGWHEINLGDMSIRITPEQINRVRNLHAPGMMLLGFKPISELPENWYYKPQNFMYPDEKGVKGSKCLFRALWERCLERDKMAICLFMRKRKSIPRYVALIPVDGTATEDDTSKPLLSGDGFKIVYLPFAKHIRNIDFANWNSMQNDSPEEGVKVFEKVVSKLRTTFQSNFLVDPTVEALQSNILALALNIKTDNAGLSGMPDAKRQDERIAKILPRINEIFGDDVEVAKKRPATGASSANAPKIPKADADSLQLLSYVQQLASNDTLGSCTATQLRDILKTHFDVQVPSKMIKQDLIARVKELID